In Nostoc piscinale CENA21, the genomic stretch TACAATACTTATGATGAACCTGGTGCGATCGATGATTACTCAACTTTGGATACTACCAGTGTCTTGGATGAAGTTGATGATCCTCTGGATATGGTGTTAGACGATCGCACCGCCCGCGCCTACAATTTAGATGCACCTTCCCTCACCGAAGGCACTTATGGTAGCCGACGCACAGGATCAATTTTGGATGAAGATGATTTGATTATCGATGAAGTTCATGAAGTCCACGACCTCATATCTGATGACGAAGAGGATGAATACGAGGAAGTTGACGAAGATGATGATTTCGATATGTAAATCATCAGTGAATAATTAGTAGAAAAGGCAAGAGAAAGTTTCTTTTGCCTTTTTCTTTTGACTATTTTGAGAAAATTATGTTTTATCCACAAACATAGTCTTAAACTATGCTTCGACTGTTATATAGTAATTTTTATGGGAATGAATTATAAGAGAAATAATTTAACCGCCGATAAATTTTGTTTTGCAGATTGCTATAGCATTCCTAAATCATTTATAAGTATCTATCACCAATGCCTCCCTTGTCCTCCTTGTCTACCTTGTCTTTTGTTTTCATATATAAATAGGACTGCTATATGACTAATGAAATAAATAATCCATCTTTAGCAAATTTAGATTATTTTCCTTACATTGATGCTGAGGGAAAACTCCCGGAAACATTTCAAGGAAAAATAGGTGTGTATGCAATTTTTAATCAGGAGAAATTACTACATTTTGTCGGATATTCTCGTGATGTTTATTTGAGTTTGCAACAACATTTAGTGCGTCAACCAGAACAATGTTATTGGGTGAAAGTACAAACTATTGAACGTCCTAGTCGGACAGTTTTAGAAAATATTGAAAATGCTTGGATTGCTGAAAATGGCACAATACCTCCGGGTAATGGTGAAAATAAAGAAAAATGGACACAACCCATTAATGTCAAAAATTTGATGACAGCAGAAGAACAAGCGAGTTATAACAATCCTGCTAATGATGAGTTGGCGCAAATCAAAGTTGTCAAAAATGTGGCGCGAAGGGTAGAAGCGGAAATTTTCAAAATTTTAGAATCTCGTGGTTTGCAATTACAACTCCGTTTTAATCCTAAATTAAAGGAAGAAGGATTACTCGATTTGAAATCTTGATACCAAGTTGTAGAGACGTTACATCTAAAGTCTCTACAGTATTACAAGAATATGTAAACTAATATATTCATGGACAATTAACCTAAATTCCAAGCTTACTGGAATTGCTTGAATTTATTATTGGCAGATAATAGCAACTCTTGTGCTTTTAAATAAACAGTTGTGCCTTTTTCCACTTTTTCTAATTGATTGATAATACTGTGTAACTGACTAATGACGCGATTGCGATCGACATTTTTGGGGTCATTAGGCAAAGAGGCAACTAAGTTTTCTATTTCTTGTTGCGCCCTAGCTAATGCTTGCACAGAATCAGCTTCAGCTTGTCGTCTGATTTTGACTTGACCTAAATTAGTTTCATAAGTTGCTAATAACTTTTGGGCTGCGGCATAACCTACTAAATCTGAAGAAGGAACTTGTTTTAAGCGTTCAATAGCTTCTGACCACAAATTTTCTATTTGTTGCCATTCGGTGACGGTATGTGGTGGATTTTGTCCGGCTTTTGCTGCTTGCCAAGAAAATTGTTGGGCGGCAGTAATTAAAGTACTGATGCGTTCATTACCGGCGGCTAATCCCACAACTTCCTGAAATTCTCGCTTGTAACTATCTAGTTGATTTTGAGCAGTTTGGCCGGCTAAGGTTTGACCGGGGATTTCTTCTAATTTATCTAATGCAGCACGCCAAGCTGCGATCGCTGATTTTTTGTCGGTGATTGTTGTAGCCTGTTGATACTGCTGTTTTGCATTCAATAATGCTTGATGATTATCAGTCAGCAGAGTTTGAGCATTTTTTTCTTGAAAAACCTTGGCTTCTAATTGTCCTACTTGACGACGCGCTGTATTCAAACCATAAACGCTAAATCGCCAGTCATACCACCAATATTTATATTCTGGCCAATCGTTACCAAATACAGTTGGCAAGTTATTCAGATGGGTTTTTGTCTGTTGCAGTTGTTGTTCACCCAAAGCCAAATCTGCGGCGCTGGTTGGTTTTTCAATCAAGTATTCAGCTTGCTCAAGAGATGTCAAAGCTTGCCGATAATGTTGTTCTATATTGATGTAACTGGGAAGCAACAACAACGGTGCTTTCTGTACTATAGTCCGGCGAATTGTGGGTTCTGGCTGATTTGCCACCCAAACTATACCTGCGGGAATGCCAATTAGTATGGTGAGCCAAATTAGCTTGCTACCTATACCTTTTTTACTTTTGCGGGGTTGTTGTGGAGAAGATATCCTACTAATTTGCCCTTGTTTTGCTATTTCCTGTTCTAACTCCGCCAGCGTTTTTAGTTTTGCTGGTTGTGGGCTGACAGGTGAATTGGTGCCAGAGTTTTTACGGACAAAAATCTTGGTAATTCCGTGTAAAAAAGCCATAAGAATATTCAATGCTGAATTTAGTATTCACAAACTCAGTTGAAAGTCATATCTTGTCCGGTAACGTGTAGTTAGAACTTACCCATGCCAAAAACAGGACTTACACACAAAGATTGTCTGTGAAAACTGGATGTAGGGGTGTAAGGGTTTTGAATAAGTACACCTCTATACCTTTACATCCTTACACCCTTTCCAAAATCCTTGATTTTTCGTCTCACTGCGTAAGTCCTAATCTAAAATGGTATATTTCAACAACCAAAAACCTAGATTTTGTTGGGCTTCACTACCCTGCGGGAAGCCACCCTTCGGGTGTCTACGTTCCACCCAATCTACATTTAGTTTTCTCTGTCACCTGTGACCTATCACCCGTCACTGATAACCCTGCCAAGGAGTAACTTCCAGTTTGCCACTAGGACTAAACACTACTTGGAAATGGCCTAGAGGTTCTTGGTTATTTGGTGCTGCGCCATTGGAACCATAAACTTCTTGAAACATATTTGGCAACGGTGTTTCACGGAAATGATCAAAGGCAACTTGATTTAATGGTTCATAATCAGCGATGATGCCATCTTTATTCACAGCAACTCGATAGCGTAAATCTTTGGTGTAACTGGGAGTACCTTTCCAATTTTGGCGAATTGTGTTATATAGCTTTTGGTTTAATTCTTTAACGGTGTTAGCATCTGTAATTTTACTGCCTACTACCTTTGGTGTACTAGCATAACCGCGCCAAGGACTAACTTCTAAGACACCTTTGTTAGTAAACACTACTTTAAATTGGGCTATGGGTTCATTATTGATTGCCGAACGTTTTGCCGGGTTGTAAAGCAGTTTTGGTAATGGAGTGAAATTAATTCCTTCATTTGACCCTTGGTTTACTGCCTTATAACCAACGATCGCACCATCACCAGCAACACCAACACGATAAACTAAATCTTGCTTGACTGTCGAGCGATCGCTCCAAGCAGGATCAATTTGATTCCACACTTGACGATTTAAAGCCCGTAGTTGCGATGGATCTGTAATTTCGGCTGTTGTATTTAATAGGGCTTCTAAATCTGTAGTTGGGGGTGCTGTGGCGGCTGTAGTTGGAGTGGCGCTCGGAGTCGCTGTTGGTGTGGCGCTGGCTAGGGGAGTTGTAGCTGCGGTAGGGGTAGCGACAGCAGTTGTAGTTGGTGTGGGTGTGGCGCTGCTTTGGGTTTCTGGTTGCGCTTCTGGTGTGCGAATTTGGGGGGGTGGAATCAAACTAAAAGCAACGGCTGCAACGGCTACACTCGCAACGCCAATACTAGCTGGTACTGCTTGCTTGATGATAACTTCACTAGCACCACTGTAGCGTCGAGGTATTGGTTGTAACTCTAAGGCTAATTCCGGTAGGGTTTGGGTATCGGCAAAAAATTGATCTACTGCTTCTACTAAATCAAATAACTGCACCGTATTCATATCAATTTGAATCGGTGATTTTGTTTGCTGAGAACCCAAAGCTTCAGTACTGCTTTCAGAATGCACAATTAGCCGATGACGGTTATGGTCAATTTTTTGCAGTTCTACTAATTCTGAGTCTTGGTTATGGGCTTGGGGGTTGGGGACATTGCTTAAAAATTCTTGTCCATAAGCACTGACAGCCCTCACCAAACTTTCAAAAAATTCTCGGCCTCCCACTAGAGGCTGCTTATAACCAGATATATAGCATTCTACATTTACCAATATCGATAATTCTGGGCGGAGTTCTTGTAAATGTGCTGCCCTGGAAGCATCGCTTAAACCCTCTAAAAGCAACGTACAGTTAGGTAAACTGTATTTCCGTTGAATGTTCATTCCACTTCCCCATCAAAAAGACTAATCCAGAACCGTTGCATTCCGGCCGTACCAGTACAAAATAGAAGTTTTTCTAACAAATTAATTGCTAACTCATCTAATTTTTCATCAGAAGTTAGTGCTAGTACACCAGAACGCCGCGCATTCATTCTGCTTTTAAAATGCGCTCGGAAGCGTTCTAGATAATTAGATAAACGCAAATTTTGTTCGAGAGGGATTTGTTTTTCATTCATTTGCTGATATATCATCAGCATCTGGCGGATGACCACGGTTAACCGCCGTGCAATGTAGCAAGCAATAACTACTAAAGCCTTGGCCTCTATAATTGTTAAGGGTCTGCGGATATTAGCGCGGCGCATGGGGTTAGAGCTACGCATCCGCCATAAATTTACCCGATTTTTAATAATTTCTTTTAAATCTAACTCTTCTGCAAAGGCCAAAATTGCTTCGGAACCACCGAGTTCTAAAGCTTCAATGGCCAATAAGATGAGGTCGATTTGTAGCCGAGTTCTGGACGGACATCCTTGTCCTGCGATCGCCGGATCTGGTAACGTATCCAGAATCATCGGCGTTGATGCAGGTGCGGGACTGTTGAACGGCGTTAAGCTCGCGGAGACATTCATTCTATAAATTACCTTGTGCGCTTCCAACAGACTAGATACACTAGTACAACTAAATTTAAGATAAGTAGCCAAAAAATAACATTAAACTTGTGGCAGTAGCCATAATACCTGACGTATACATGACTTAACTTGTTCTACTCCAAAGCTCTCGTATACTTAAATTTCCCTTTTTCCAGCATCAGTTCACCTTCTTTTATTGAATACCAGTCCATAATTTAAGCTTGGTGTAGATTCTCACTATCGTCAATGGATGATGATACTAGAGCCTCAAATCCAGCGTATGACATTATAGTGTACGATTTTTCAAGTCTGAAGTCTTAAGACTTGAGCCGACTTCCTATTTTCTAACTGTATATGGACTTAAAATCTCTAATTCGTGAAATTCCCGATTATCCCAAGCCTGGTATTTTATTTCGAGATATTACTACTCTACTGCGCGATCGCGACGGACTGCGATATACTATTGACTTTTTTACGGAAAAATGCGATGAAGCGGGATTTCAAGCAGATTATGTAATTGGGATGGAGTCACGGGGATTTATTTTTGGCGCTCCCCTAGCTTATAAATTAGGCGCTGGGTTTATTCCCGTCCGCAAAAAAGGCAAGCTACCTGCTGCGGTTCACTCCATTGAATATGAACTAGAGTACGGTACTGACTGCTTGGAAATGCACCAAGACGCTTTGCATCCAGGCAGCCGCGTTTTAATTGTCGATGATTTAATTGCTACAGGTGGTACAGCCGGTGCAACCGCTAAGTTAGTTCAACAGCTTGAGTGTGAACTCCTAGGTTTTGGGTTTATTATCGAGCTACGGGATTTACAAGGGCGGAAAAATCTCCCCGATTTGCCGATTATCTCGTTAATTGAATATTAGTCAATGCTCATTAGTCATTAGTCATTTGAGTGAAGTACCTACACTCCTGCTTCGCGGTGAGATGTGAGCTTCTTTTTGATTTAGCTAATGGCAAAGAACAAAGGACACAGGACAGAGGACAGAGGACAAAATAAAAATGACAGCTACAAAAATTTCCTTGGAGACCAGTCGAGATTGGCTAATTAGGCTAATTACGAGTGAAACTTTTATTTATGTGATGAAACGGATATTGCAAGCGTTGTTTACCTTATTATTGGCATCGGCGCTGTCGTTTTTTTATCATCAAATTGTCTCCTGGAGATTATGTAGATACTCTGCGCCAAAATCCCAAAATTTCGCCAGAAAGAATTGAGGAAATTAGAAGACAGTTCGGGTTAGATAAGTCTTGGCCTGAGCAATATTTCTTGTGGTTGTGGCGGATATTTACTAGAGGAGATTTTGGTACAAGTTTTGTCTACCAGCGTTCTGTAGCTTCGCTGTTGTGGGAGCGTGTACCTGCAACTTTATTATTAGCGATCGCTTCTTTAATTGTGACATGGGCGATCGCTATTCCTTTGGGTATTGTTGCGGCTGTGAAGCAAAATCGCGCTACAGACCGCATCTTACAAGTCATTAGTTACGCCGGACAAGGCTTTCCCAGCTTTATCACGGCGTTATTTTTATTAATATTTGCTCAATTTACTTCACCTTTATTTCCAGTCGGTAGTATGACCAGCATTGATCATGCTGATTTATCCTGGTTCGGTAAAATTATTGATATCGGCTGGCACATGATCTTACCCACAATTGCTTTGAGTATCACCAGTTTTGCTGGTTTACAACGCATTACCCGTGGGGAATTGTTAGATGTTCTCCGTCAAGATTATATCCAAACAGCCCGCGCCAAAGGACTGCCAGAAAATCGCGTCATTTACGTTCATGCACTCCGCAACGCTATTAACCCCCTAATCACTCTGCTGGGTTTTGAGTTAGCGAGTTTATTAGGCGGTGCATTCATCGCGGAACAGTTCTTTAACTGGCCGGGTTTAGGAAGATTAACCTTACAGGCGGTTATTGCTAAAGACCAATACTTAGTTATGGCGAGTTTGGTGATGAGTGCGGTGTTGTTGAATGTTGGTAACTTACTCGCAGATTTAATGTTAAAAGTAGCCGATCCTCGAATTAAGTTAGATGCTTAAAAGTAGAATTTTAAGATTTCATTCCGCATTTAGGAAATGCTAAAAATTTAGCTGTAATAGAAAAGGGAAGATAGTTGTGAGACAAGAAGAGTTCAGCTATTTTTTTGAAAAAAATTCAACAGCAAATAGAGGGACTGGAACAATATATAACCCAATCGCCTATACAACAGCAACAGGCTATCTCAGCCTTAAAAACTCTCAACACTTATATACAAAATCTGGAATTTCTTCAAGCAGAAATTCAGACTAATTTAGAATTAATCAAAACTGTAGAACAAGAATTACTCCAGCAAAATGAAACCTTAATATCAGAACGTCAAGTTTATCATGATTTGTTTAAATTAGCTCCTAATGCTTATTTAGTGACAAATGCCGAAGGAATTATTTTAGAAATCAATTATACTGCTGCTGCTTTATTAAATGTATTTCCCAGTTTGCTGATTGGTAAATCATTAATCAATTTTGTAGCTCAAACAGAGCATCAATTATTTATTAGCAAACTGAAGCAGTCTTTGAATGAAAAGTCTGTGCAAGAATTGGAAGTTTCCATTTTTCCCCGCGATCGCCAAGCTTTTAATGCTTTACTTTTAGTGAAAGCTGGGCGAGAAACTTCAGGGGCTTTAGGGGCGTTACAGATATGCCTGTATGATATTACCAAGTACAAGCAAGCAGTGTCTGAGCAAAAGCCAGCAACTAGAGAAACACTTAATCAACTGGGTGGTTTACGAGTACTGTTTGTAGATGATGAAGCCGATAGCCGAGAGTTGATTGCAGCAATGCTGATGCAATATGGGGTTGTAGTGACCACAGTAGCTACAGTAGCAGAAGCTTTGCAAGAATTAGAGCGATCGCGCCCTGATGTGATCATCAGTGATATCAGAATGCCCGATGAAGATGGCTATACTTTAATTCGCAAAATCAAAACATTAGAAGCAGAAACAGGATGGCGAATTCCTACTGCTGCCTTGACTGCTTATCTTGCAGAAGACAGAGCAAAAGCAATCAAAGCAGGTTTTGAATCGCATTTGCCTAAATTAGCCCACCCAACAGAGTTAATTACAATGGTGGCACAGCTTGTTAACAGATTTTAAGATTGTGTCCGATGAAAGACTTATCATAAAGGCTGTACAGGGAGCAGGATTCGACTTCGCTCGGCGACCGGAAGCAGAGGGACAGAGGAGGAGTGTCATGATCAGGACTTACCCAAAATTGTCTGTGAGGATTGGGTGTGGGGGTGAAAGGGTGTGGGGTTAATGGGTTTTGAATACTTACACCCTTACACCCTCATACCCCTGCACCCTGTTCTAAAACCTTATTTTTTCGTTTTTTTTGCGTAAGTCCTAATGATGCTGAGAGATGCCTAGTGATCGACACGGTCAGAAATCAAACTTTGGGATTGTAGCGATCGCTGCTTCTGCTGGAGGAGTGACAGCAATTCGTAATGTTCTTTCAGGGTTGCCTAGTGACTTTCCTGTTCCTATTTTGTGCCTACAGCATTTGAATCCCTTCGATACTAACGTTTTAGCTCAAGTTTTACAGTTAAGAACCCATCTCACAGTACGCTGGGCGTATGGTGGAGAGCAACTCAAGGCAAGTGTTGTATATGTGTGTCCACCAGGACATTACTTTGTTGTTCATGCTAACGGTACAATTTCTCTGGCACAGCAAGCAATTAAACACGGTTGGCATCACGGTGTAAATAATTTTTTTGAGTCGGTGGCGCAGAGTTATGCAGACCGCGCCGTAGTAGTTGTACTGACTGGTACTGGCAAAGGCGGTGAAGATGGAGTGCAAGCAGTATCTAAGATGGGTGGTATTGTTCTGGCTCAAGAACCAGCCAGTTCTGTCGCTGATGGAATGCCCCAAGTGGCGATCGCCACTGGTTGCGTAAACCGAGTTTTACCTTGTGCAGAAATCCCTCCCTTATTAGTGCGTTTGGTATATGAAGGGTGTTCTTTATCCCAAATACCGAACAATTACGCCAACTTATTTACCACTCAGGAGCAGATATCACCCATACTCGAAGATGCGTTGTCCAGTCTACTTGACAGAGCGATAACAATGCACCGTACCGATATGGGCTACATTCATCTATTTAAGCGTCAATCATGCACGCTCGAACTCGCAGTTCAACGCGGCTTTAAAGCAAGTTCATTTGATTACTTTAGAACAGTTAACATTACTGATAATTCACCTTGCATCAGTGTTGTGCGTACTGGAGAGTCGATAATTGTTGAAGATATCGAAACTGATCCAATCTTCAGTTCTCACCGAGCGATCGCATTGGCTGCGGGATATCGTGCTGTTCAATCTATACCACTCACTAGTGACAAAGGCAATTTACTCGGTGTATTGTCTACTCATTTTCGTCAACCCCGCCAATTTTTGCCTTGGGAAATGAAGCTCCTCAATATGCACGCTCGTCATGCTGGCAATATTATAGAAATATTTCAAACAGATACAGCTACATAAGTAGCTTAGTGTAAAGGAAGAAGGCACTCAGGCCTTGCCGGAGAAGTCATTCATTTTTGACTTTTAACTTTTGCCTTTTGACTTACTAAAGGCAATGTAACAGTAAAAGTTGTACCCTGCCCAATACCAGGGCTTTGAGCAGTGATTGTACCGCCGTGAAGTTCCACCAAATTACGAGCGATCGCCAGCCCTAAGCCTAGCCCTTTTTTTGTACTTGGGGCTTGATAAAATGTATCAAAAATGAGTGGTAATAGCTCCGCATCAATGCCGCAGCCAGTGTCACTGATGATCATCTGGGCTTGATGTTCATCAGTTGCTAGAGCAAGTTCAACTCTCCCCCTACTGGGAGTAAATTTGACCGCATTATTCAGTAAATTTAAGATAATTTGCTGTAAACGGTGTGGGTCGCCTTGTACTATTACTGGTACAGGCTCAAGCTGAGACTGCAAGAGAATTTCTTTGGTTGCTAACGATTGTTGCAATGAAGCGATCGCATCTTCAATTACTTTTTGCAGTTGGACTGGTTCTAAATTCAGGTTGACTTTACCCGCAGTGATTCGTGAGATGTCGAGTAAATCTTCAACTAGTTTTGCTTGCAAGGTGGCATTGCGCTCAATTGTCTCTAAGGCTTTGGAGAGCATAGCCGGATTGGGTGGATCGCTTTGCAGTAGCCTTGTCCAACCGAGAATGGCGGCTAAGGGGGTATTCAGTTCGTGAGAAACTAATGATAGTACTTCATCTTTGTGACGGCTAATTGTTCTCTCTTGCTGGAGTGCTTGAGAGCGTGAATGTGCCATTTGTAGACAGGCATTAACACGGGTAACAAGTTCTTGTGCAGAAAAGGGTTTAATTAAGTAATCGTCAGCCCCAGCCAGGAGTCCTTCAATTACAGATTCTTCCCCAGCACGAGCCGAAAGCAGAATTATCGGTATTTCCTTTGTCCGCGCATCAGCCCGTAATGCTTTCAATAACTCAAAGCCGTCTAATCCTGGCATCATCACATCACTTACAACCAAATCCGGCACTCTTTGAGTAGCCGCAGTCAGCGCAGTCATCCCATCAGCAACGGCTTCTACTTCTACGTGTTCGCTCAATATCCGCGTCAGGTAATCGCGCATATCAGCGTTGTCATCAACGATGAGAATACGAGCAGAGGGGAGTGATTGTTGTAAGTTCTCCCCTGCTCCCTGCTCCCTGCTCCCTGCTTCTTCTACTATCCACCGCTCTGCTTCCTGCACATAAGACGCTGCGCCTAATGCAGTTGATGTCAGGGTGCGTGTAGCTTGAATATGTTCGCTTGGCAGG encodes the following:
- a CDS encoding GIY-YIG nuclease family protein, with the translated sequence MTNEINNPSLANLDYFPYIDAEGKLPETFQGKIGVYAIFNQEKLLHFVGYSRDVYLSLQQHLVRQPEQCYWVKVQTIERPSRTVLENIENAWIAENGTIPPGNGENKEKWTQPINVKNLMTAEEQASYNNPANDELAQIKVVKNVARRVEAEIFKILESRGLQLQLRFNPKLKEEGLLDLKS
- a CDS encoding DUF4335 domain-containing protein, giving the protein MNIQRKYSLPNCTLLLEGLSDASRAAHLQELRPELSILVNVECYISGYKQPLVGGREFFESLVRAVSAYGQEFLSNVPNPQAHNQDSELVELQKIDHNRHRLIVHSESSTEALGSQQTKSPIQIDMNTVQLFDLVEAVDQFFADTQTLPELALELQPIPRRYSGASEVIIKQAVPASIGVASVAVAAVAFSLIPPPQIRTPEAQPETQSSATPTPTTTAVATPTAATTPLASATPTATPSATPTTAATAPPTTDLEALLNTTAEITDPSQLRALNRQVWNQIDPAWSDRSTVKQDLVYRVGVAGDGAIVGYKAVNQGSNEGINFTPLPKLLYNPAKRSAINNEPIAQFKVVFTNKGVLEVSPWRGYASTPKVVGSKITDANTVKELNQKLYNTIRQNWKGTPSYTKDLRYRVAVNKDGIIADYEPLNQVAFDHFRETPLPNMFQEVYGSNGAAPNNQEPLGHFQVVFSPSGKLEVTPWQGYQ
- a CDS encoding DUF3038 domain-containing protein, with the protein product MNVSASLTPFNSPAPASTPMILDTLPDPAIAGQGCPSRTRLQIDLILLAIEALELGGSEAILAFAEELDLKEIIKNRVNLWRMRSSNPMRRANIRRPLTIIEAKALVVIACYIARRLTVVIRQMLMIYQQMNEKQIPLEQNLRLSNYLERFRAHFKSRMNARRSGVLALTSDEKLDELAINLLEKLLFCTGTAGMQRFWISLFDGEVE
- a CDS encoding adenine phosphoribosyltransferase, with the translated sequence MDLKSLIREIPDYPKPGILFRDITTLLRDRDGLRYTIDFFTEKCDEAGFQADYVIGMESRGFIFGAPLAYKLGAGFIPVRKKGKLPAAVHSIEYELEYGTDCLEMHQDALHPGSRVLIVDDLIATGGTAGATAKLVQQLECELLGFGFIIELRDLQGRKNLPDLPIISLIEY
- a CDS encoding response regulator → MKKIQQQIEGLEQYITQSPIQQQQAISALKTLNTYIQNLEFLQAEIQTNLELIKTVEQELLQQNETLISERQVYHDLFKLAPNAYLVTNAEGIILEINYTAAALLNVFPSLLIGKSLINFVAQTEHQLFISKLKQSLNEKSVQELEVSIFPRDRQAFNALLLVKAGRETSGALGALQICLYDITKYKQAVSEQKPATRETLNQLGGLRVLFVDDEADSRELIAAMLMQYGVVVTTVATVAEALQELERSRPDVIISDIRMPDEDGYTLIRKIKTLEAETGWRIPTAALTAYLAEDRAKAIKAGFESHLPKLAHPTELITMVAQLVNRF
- a CDS encoding chemotaxis protein CheB produces the protein MPSDRHGQKSNFGIVAIAASAGGVTAIRNVLSGLPSDFPVPILCLQHLNPFDTNVLAQVLQLRTHLTVRWAYGGEQLKASVVYVCPPGHYFVVHANGTISLAQQAIKHGWHHGVNNFFESVAQSYADRAVVVVLTGTGKGGEDGVQAVSKMGGIVLAQEPASSVADGMPQVAIATGCVNRVLPCAEIPPLLVRLVYEGCSLSQIPNNYANLFTTQEQISPILEDALSSLLDRAITMHRTDMGYIHLFKRQSCTLELAVQRGFKASSFDYFRTVNITDNSPCISVVRTGESIIVEDIETDPIFSSHRAIALAAGYRAVQSIPLTSDKGNLLGVLSTHFRQPRQFLPWEMKLLNMHARHAGNIIEIFQTDTAT